One Narcine bancroftii isolate sNarBan1 chromosome 3, sNarBan1.hap1, whole genome shotgun sequence DNA window includes the following coding sequences:
- the LOC138756680 gene encoding uncharacterized protein: protein MSSLNPSTPWPTDSLLAPTALPDVTPKCYLCGRDKHSRSQCLARKARCQKCLKNGHFAIVCRSKMATIKHSASCEGQPPPSHSNNSSSELSSNESEGSTAQQPLTSRGRATTTQALALTSTTSAIAIAAIDAANQRPTTTNAADQGPATTDAADLVPTAATTNDCPTDRPTTTTASCDPQHLLLAG from the exons atgTCCTCCCTCAACCCTTCTACCCCATGGCCCACTGACAGCCTGTTAGCTCCCACTGCACTGCCTGATGTGACCCCGAAGTGCTAcctctgcgggagggacaagcacagcaggtcccagtgtctgGCGAGGAAAGCCAGGtgtcagaagtgccttaaaaatggccactttgccatagtctgtcgctccaaaatggccaccattaaacacagtgcctcgtgtgagggccaaccaccaccctcccattcaaacaacTCTTcttcagagctctcatccaatgagagcgagggatcCACCGCGCAGCAGCCCCTGACATCACGGGGCAG AGCAACGACCACCCAGGCCCTGGCCCTGACTTCAACAACCTCTGCTATTGCCATCGCCGCTATCGATGCTGCCAACCAGAGACCCACTACCACCAATGCTGCCGACCAG GGACCCGCCACCACCGATGCTGCCGACCTGGTACCCACTGCCGCTACCACCAATGACTGCCCGACTGACCGCCCCACCACGACAACTGCAAGCTGTGACCCCCAGCACTTACTGTTGGCTGGctga